In a single window of the Phocoena sinus isolate mPhoSin1 chromosome 7, mPhoSin1.pri, whole genome shotgun sequence genome:
- the LOC116756686 gene encoding LOW QUALITY PROTEIN: importin-7-like (The sequence of the model RefSeq protein was modified relative to this genomic sequence to represent the inferred CDS: inserted 4 bases in 3 codons; deleted 1 base in 1 codon; substituted 1 base at 1 genomic stop codon) gives MDPNTIIEALRGTMDPALHEAMERQLNDAHKSLNFVSTLLQITMSEQLDLPVRQAGVIYLKNMITQYWPDRETSPGDISPYTLPEEDRHCSRENIVEVIIHSPELIRVQLTTCLHHIIKHDYPSRWTAIVDKIGFYLQSDNSACWLGILLCLYQLVKNYEYKKPEEQSPLVGAVQCFLPVLKDRFTQLLSDQSDQSVLIQKQIFKIFYALVQYTLPLELILINQKNLTEWIEILRTVVNRDVPDETLQVEEDDRPKLPWWKCKKWALRILATRLFERYGSPGNVSKEYNEFAEVFLKAFAVDVQQVLLKVLYQYKEKQYMAPRVLQQTLNYINQGVSHALTRKNLKPHIQGIIQDVIFPLMCYTDADEELWQEDPCEXIRMKFDVFEDFISPTTAAQTLLFTACSKRKEVLQRTMGFCYQILTEPNADPRKKDGALHMIGSLAEILLKSKIYKDQMEYMLQNHVFPLFSSELGYMRARACWVLHYFCEVKFKXDQNLQTALELTRRCLIDDREMPVQVEAAIALQVLIGSQEKAKEYVTPFIQPVMQAFLHIIREAENDDLNNGIQKMICEHSEEVTPIAVEMTQHLAMTFNQVIQTGPDEEGSDDKAATAMGILNTIDTLLSVVEDHKEITQQLEGICVQVTGTVLQQHVLEFYEEIFSLAHGLTCQQVSPQMWQLLPLVFEVFQQDGFDYFTDMTPLLHNYATVDTDILPSNTKYLEMIYSMCKKVLTGVAEDAECHAAKLLEVIILWCKGRGTDQCIPLFVEAALERLTREVKTSELRTMCLQVAVAALYYNPHLLLNTLEHFRFPNNIEAVTDHFITQWLNDVDCFLGLHDRKMCVLGLCALIDMEQIPQVLNQVSGQILPVFILLFNGLKRAYDCHAEQEKDSDGDDEAEDDEXSGEPGSDEDDIDEDGQEYLEILAKQAGEDGHDEDWKEDDAEETALEGYSTSIDDEDNPVDEYQIVKAIFXTIQNRNPVWYQALTHGLNEEQRKLLQDIATLADQRRAAHESKMIEKHGGYKFSAPVVPSSFSFGGPAPGMN, from the exons ATGGACCCCAACACCATTATCGAAGCCCTGCGGGGCACCATGGACCCAGCCCTGCATGAGGCCATGGAGCGCCAACTCAATGACGCACACAAGTCTCTGAATTTTGTTTCAACACTGCTTCAGATTACTATGTCAGAACAACTGGATTTACCTGTGAGACAGGCAGGTGTTAtctatttgaaaaatatgataaCACAGTATTGGCCTGATCGGGAAACGTCACCAGGGGATATATCCCCTTATACTCTTCCAGAAGAAGATCGACATTGTAGTCGAGAAAATATTGTAGAAGTCATTATCCACTCTCCTGAGCTCATCAGGGTACAGCTTACTACATGCCTTCATCATATTATCAAACATGATTATCCAAGTCGCTGGACTGCCATTGTGGACAAAATTGGCTTTTACCTTCAGTCTGATAACAGTGCATGTTGGCTAGGAATTCTTCTTTGCCTCTATCAGCTTGTGAAAAATTATGA GTATAAGAAACCAGAGGAACAGAGTCCATTGGTAGGAGCAGTGCAATGTTTCCTGCCAGTTCTAAAGGACCGTTTTACCCAGCTTCTTTCTGATCAGTCTGATCAATCTGTCCTCATCCAGAAACAAATTTTCAAGATCTTCTATGCTCTTGTTCAGTATACTCTACCACTGGAGTTGATACTGATAAACCAAAAGAACCTGACAGAATGGATAGAAATTTTAAGGACTGTTGTGAACAGGGATGTACCTGATGAAACACTTCAAGTTGAAGAAGATGACAGACCTAAGTTACCATGGTGGAAATGTAAGAAGTGGGCTTTACGTATCTTagcaa caaggcTTTTTGAAAGATATGGAAGCCCTGGCAATGTTTCCAAGGAGTACAATGAATTTGCTGAAGTATTTCTGAAGGCATTTGCTGTTGATGTCCAACAAGTTTTATTGAAGGTGTTATATCAGTACAAGGAGAAGCAATATATGGCTCCTCGAGTTTTACAACAgacattaaattatattaatcaaGGAGTTTCTCATGCTCTCACCCGGAAGAATCTGAAGCCTCATATACAAGGCATTATCCAAGATGTTATTTTTCCATTGATGTGCTATACAGATGCTGATGAGGAACTTTGGCAAGAAGACCCCTGTGAATAGATACGCATGAAGTTTGATGTGTTTGAGGATTTCATCTCTCCTACCACTGCTGCCCAGACACTTTTGTTTACAGCTTGTAGTAAGAGGAAAGAGGTACTACAAAGGACTATGGGATTTTGCTACCAGATTCTTACAGAACCAAATGCTGATCCTCGAAAAAAAGATGGAGCCCTGCATATGATTGGCTCTTTAGCTGAAATACTTCTGAAGAGCAAGATCTACAAAGATCAGATGGAATATATGTTGCAGAATCATGTATTCCCTCTCTTCAGCAGTGAACTAGGCTACATGAGAGCGAGAGCTTGCTGGGTCCTTCACTATTTTTGTGAAGTGAAGTTCA GTGACCAGAACCTGCAAACAGCCCTAGAGCTGACACGAAGATGTCTGATTGATGATAGGGAAATGCCTGTTCAAGTGGAAGCTGCCATTGCACTTCAAGTGCTGATCGGCAGTCAAGAGAAAGCTAAAGAATACGTCACACCATTCATCCAACCTGTCATGCAGGCTTTTCTTCATATTAtaagagaagcagaaaatgatGATCTTAACAATGGAATTCAGAAAATGATCTGCGAGCACAGTGAAGAAGTTACTCCTATTGCAGTAGAAATGACACAACATTTGGCAATGACATTTAATCAAGTAATCCAGACTGGGCCAGATGAAGAAGGAAGTGATGACAAAGCAGCTACTGCTATGGGAATCCTGAATACCATCGACACACTTCTTAGTGTAGTTGAAGATCACAAAGAAATAACCCAGCAGCTTGAAGGAATCTGCGTACAGGTCACTGGAACTGTTTTACAACAGCATGTCTTAGAATTCTATGAGGAGATCTTCTCTTTAGCACATGGTTTGACATGTCAGCAAGTGTCTCCACAGATGTGGCAGCTACTACCTCTGGTATTTGAGGTTTTTCAGCAAGATGGCTTTGATTACTTTACAGATATGACGCCTCTGCTTCATAATTATGCAACAGTTGATACAGACATACTTCCGTCTAATACCAAGTACCTTGAAATGATATACAGTATGTGCAAAAAGGTTCTTACAGGAGTTGCAGAAGATGCAGAATGTCATGCAGCAAAATTGTTAGAGGTGATAATTCTGTGGTGCAAAGGGCGTGGCACTGACCAGTGTATTCCCTTGTTCGTGGAAGCGGCATTAGAGAGACTGACAAGAGAGGTGAAGACAAGTGAACTTCGAACAATGTGCCTGCAAGTTGCCGTTGCAGCTTTGTATTATAATCCACACCTACTTCTCAACACCTTAGAACATTTTCGCTTCCCTAATAATATTGAAGCAGTTACAGATCACTTTATTACACAGTGGCTTAATGATGTTGATTGTTTCTTGGGGCTTCATGACAGAAAGATGTGTGTTCTGGGCCTATGTGCTCTTATTGATATGGAACAAATACCACAAGTCTTAAATCAGGTTTCTGGACAGATTTTGccagttttt attcttttatttaatggATTAAAAAGAGCATATGATTGCCATGCAGAACAGGAGAAAgacagtgatggtgatgatgaagcTGAAGATGATGA ATCGGGGGAACCGGGGAGTGATGAAGATGATATTGATGAAGATGGACAAGAATATCTGGAGATCCTGGCTAAGCAAGCGGGCGAAGATGGACATGATGAAGACTGGAAAGAAGATGATGCTGAAGAAACTGCCCTGGAAGGCTATTCCACAAGCATTGATGATGAAGATAACCCTGTTGATGAGTATCAGATAGTTAAAGCTATAT GAACTATACAAAATCGTAATCCCGTGTGGTATCAGGCTCTGACTCATGGTCTtaatgaagaacaaagaaaactgttACAGGATATAGCAACTCTAGCTGATCAAAGAAGAGCAGCCCATGAATCCAAAATGATTGAGAAGCATGGAGGATACAAATTCAGTGCTCCAGTTGTGCCAAGTTCTTTCAGTTTTGGAGGCCCGGCACCAGGGATGAATTGA